The Brachybacterium huguangmaarense genome contains a region encoding:
- a CDS encoding 1-phosphofructokinase family hexose kinase, which translates to MIITLTANPSLDRTVTLTGPLTPGGVHRIAEDVTQVGGKGVNVAVGVARADLDVLAVAPAAADDPFTALLRSSGIAHETSPVAGAVRTNLTVLSPPDVTTKINEPGATLTPEEIGALERLLLERVGEGDLVMLSGSLAPGFPPDEYARLVRDLRGRGAWVGVDTSDAPLLALSEAFPEAAPDFLKPNAEELGQLTGLDGQALEDAAARGDVDAIAEAARALLARGLGSVMVTLGGSGAVLATADGAWFAPAATGARVVSTVGAGDSATAGYLISLARGEAPAVRLARAVAYGTAAVGLPGTTIPRPDQVHVDADAVRAL; encoded by the coding sequence CGTCGCTCGACCGCACCGTGACCCTCACGGGTCCCCTCACCCCCGGCGGGGTCCACCGCATCGCGGAGGACGTCACCCAGGTGGGCGGCAAGGGCGTCAACGTCGCCGTGGGCGTGGCCCGCGCCGACCTCGACGTGCTCGCCGTCGCCCCGGCCGCCGCCGACGATCCGTTCACCGCCCTGCTGCGCAGCTCGGGCATCGCGCACGAGACGAGCCCCGTCGCGGGCGCCGTCCGCACGAACCTCACCGTGCTGTCGCCACCCGACGTCACCACCAAGATCAACGAGCCCGGCGCCACCCTCACGCCCGAGGAGATCGGCGCGCTCGAGCGCCTCCTGCTCGAGCGGGTGGGCGAGGGCGACCTGGTCATGCTCTCGGGCTCGCTCGCCCCCGGCTTCCCGCCCGACGAGTACGCCCGCCTGGTGCGCGACCTGCGCGGCCGTGGCGCGTGGGTGGGCGTCGACACCTCCGACGCCCCGCTGCTCGCCCTGTCCGAGGCGTTCCCCGAGGCGGCCCCCGACTTCCTCAAGCCCAATGCCGAGGAGCTCGGCCAGCTCACGGGTCTCGACGGGCAGGCCCTCGAGGACGCGGCCGCGCGCGGCGACGTCGACGCGATCGCCGAGGCCGCCCGAGCCCTCCTGGCGCGCGGCCTGGGCAGCGTCATGGTGACCCTCGGCGGCTCGGGCGCGGTGCTCGCGACCGCCGACGGCGCCTGGTTCGCCCCCGCGGCCACGGGCGCCCGGGTCGTCTCGACCGTCGGCGCGGGCGACTCCGCGACCGCCGGGTACCTCATCTCGCTCGCCCGCGGCGAGGCGCCCGCCGTGCGCCTGGCACGGGCCGTCGCCTACGGCACCGCCGCCGTGGGCCTGCCCGGCACGACCATCCCCCGACCCGACCAGGTGCACGTCGACGCCGACGCCGTGCGCGCCCTCTGA